ATCGGCAATTcaacaacgagtacgagtacgagtattttaacgaagtatcggcaccgataccgatactggtatcggtatcggtgcatccctactttaaaccgtattttcacccatagttcaagcaaaccgaacgtctgaaaatttcagttgtccctgaactgtccacgctacaactccagttttcaaatgtatctgcctagggcagcattttttaaaagcatggttttcagtgttggaatgcaccgttttaaagtaaggggtgttgtgtattcctaccagactatttatcctagctatctctagcttagggaaccagttaacagtttgcagttgcctgtgtgtgattaactcatgttaatatgtgtgaatatgaacttgtgaacataaactcgttaatattaagctgcacaggcaccctgaggggtaaccatagcaacctagaaactcaatgttcgctgaaaagttgaattttccaaaatcagctcaccaataaaagacagtcttgaattcaaagtgatcacaacttttaatgtggacggaagggctaaacggagaaatatttatgagtttctatatttacctgggttagtttgctgtaacctcatgaaccaaaagctctaattctaattttagctcatcatccatggtggaacacacaggctctttcttccctattttagcggagcgctaaataacactaatgggcggtgttaggcgcagatgacgcaacgagggttcttgtttgataaataggatacAAAATActgtgcgctatatgcggtttggcaaaggcgctgattgcgctgcggtcgcaatgttagtaaatgaggcccttggTGTCTTCTGAATttagtttaaaatgtttatGAACTTCATACCGCAACATTCTCCCATACCTTgaatctttagcacatcttatccaacCCTGAAatcccccatattccacaaatatttacaCGGCAAGTGTGATTTCTGGGTCGCATTCTCTCATCTAATGACTTACTCGATAGTGGCGGCATGTCCTTACTTTTGGTTCTTCTGACTGGGAGCTCAGGATCAGCTGTGAAAGCAAATGTTATTTCTTAGGCAACTGCCTTTTCCTTTACCCAGGGTAATTCAGCTTTATAGTGCTTAGATATAACCTACAACCGTCACTGGTGTCCAGGAATGTAACCTAAACTCTGTTCACAACATTTTTACTGATGTGTCTAATGCCTCAACCAAAACTGATATCAAATTTAAAATGCAGTTTAAACTCATAGTGTAAATGCTAATACAGACACATGAAATTAAAAGAACATATTTAATCAGTTGGCTTCAGCAAACTAGAACTCAGAGGGCTACAAACCTGATCAGTGTAATAACTattaatactgtgtgtgtgtgtgtgtcagtgtgtgtgtgtgtgtgtgtgtgtttgtgtgtgcgtgtgcgtgtgtgtgtgtgtgtgtgacagagagagaaagagagagagagactcacattcTAAAGACTGGATGATCTGGATACTTGTTACTGTTGAGAGATACAAGAAAATACATCAAATGAAGTGGGATCCTTGTCTTCTCAAACTGTGAAATAAGGAATTCATCATTGAGTCAGTTCTACATGTTTATCCACCTGCTGCAGATATTCTGACTACTTCCTGCCTGAAGATGTCATCCAGTTTCTCCTCCAGCTGCAAATTCACTCCAGAGATAGAttccttcacagcctcaaaagagaagTTTTGGTTGAAGGTCATGCTGGGTAAGTCTTTAGAGTGAGGAGAGTCTCTGATTGACAGGACATtctacagagagaaatacataaaaggtGAGGCAGACTACCTGAATATTAAGCCAGGTCTGTGTTTCCCCAAAGGCTGCAGACATGATGGGTGAATTCAGTTGGTTTAGTGTATGCACTCATGTGTTTAGGTATTTGAATATGTTAGACACATTAAGACATTACGTTAAAAGATCTAGAAATTATGCATGTTTCCTCTCTTAAACCCACATGGATGCTTTATCTCAAATTCTGTCACCTTGAtgaaatggatgtgatcctctgtgtgtgaaagctgctccagctcagcatctctcctcttcagcgcagcaatctcctgctccagtcgcttcaTGAGGTCTTCagcccgactcacctcagctttctcctgagctctgatcagctctttcacctcagagcaccttctctcaatggagcggatcaACTCAGTGAAGATCCtgtcactgtcctccactgctgtctgtgcagagctctgttaggagacacacaaagaggagggggacaggagacacacagaggtaagTGAAGGAGCAAACTCACTCTGGTGTGACTGGCTCTTCTTGATCAAATGACCAAGGGTAAATCCTGCCAAACCATGTCTTTCTGTGATGGTCTGTATCGtgtagagatggcagcataacggtgataacacaataacaaGCGATTGCTGAGCCATCTGTTGTattatgtggtcagttctcaccttgagagtctccacagccttcctcagctcctgcagctccttctctctctcatggattctctgctggaatctcctctgggtctgcccCAACTGCCTCTGTTTAAGAAAACAGCTTTCTTCAGTGGTGGATTGTTTACAACATCGATGAtcaaacatcacacatgacaacCTTACATTTTAGTCTTTTTAAGAGATTAAGTGACACATTGAAGCAGTCGCTATCATCTTCAAGTGAAAATCAGGATAAAGCCATGAGCTATGTTCAAGAGGAGTTCTGGTATTAAACAGCAAAAACACTTGTGGCAAAGCTGTCTCACAACctttagaacagaacagaacattattTTGCGAGGTAAGAATATGTTGACTTTGAAGCAGACAGGTTGGTATTTCACTCTCTTTACTCAACACTGGACCTTGCACCTGATAATCATTTCCtgattcttcctttctctaaCGGGCAAAGTCATTGTGGAAACAGCCAGACTTAAAGACTGGTGAGATAGTATTCTTGTAGTTATAGTATTACATTCACAGTTAGTACGTATAAGAGCCCTCATAGAAatgttggacacacatgtagccccagtactgacctgtttgtgtgtccgttctgctgcagctgagactgtgtcatggcctttatgttcgtccatcgtgcacagatagcagatacaactctgatccgtttgacaaaatatttcaaaaaccttcttatgATGAGAGCAGATCCTGTCCTGTAGCTGGCCCATGGCGTCAATCACTGGGTGTTTTCTTCCTGGGTTGACATCATTGTGAGCTTTGAAGTGAGTTTCGCAGTAAGACAACAGACaatccagacaggacttcacagctttgagttttctcccagtgcagacatcacactccacatctccaggtccagcataACAGTGAGCAGGAACATCAGTTTGGATTCTGGTCTTCCTAAATTCCTCCACCATTTCAGCAATCAGAATGTTTTTACTGAGAACAGGTCTTGGCCTaaatgtctgtctgcactgggggcagctgtagatgCCTTTACcatcttcctgatcccagcaaCCTTTAATACAGCCCAGACAATAAGTGTGTCCACATGGAACAGTAACTGGATCCTTCATTAGATCCAGACAAACTGAACAAGTGAAAGGCTCCTGTCTTTGGGTCGAAGATTCCGCCATTTCTCACAGCCACGATCACACACAGGGTGATAACAGTGTGTGAGCTCAGTTTCTGTGTCATGTGTTTTATTCTAAAGAGGAGTGGCAGAGATGTTGTTGACACACTGTTGAGGAGGAGTCAGTCAGATTATTTGAgaatgtgcgtctgtgtgtgtctgtgtgtgtgagtgagagagagagaaagagagggagagagagtgagagagagagagagagagagagaggaagagggagggagagagagagagagagggagggagagagagagagagaggagggaggaagaagagggagtgagagagagagagagagagagaggaagagagagagggagagagagaggaagagggagagagcgagagagtgtaaAGCTGGTATACCTGAggaatcaacacagtgcttggtGTGACATGGTGTTCATGATAGAACTTTATCTGCAGTGGACCTGAGAACTGGCTGTTTGGATGTGCAGTTGTGTCTTTAAATCATTTAGCAGCTTTAATTTGAAATAGTTAGGCATTTACACcaacaaaaagtcaaaatagCATCATTCCCCGTCTCTATAGTGTTTCAACAGgaaggtagagaggaggaggaggaggaggaaggggagtgaCTACATTAGTATTACACACCTGGCAAGCCTATTGGCTGCTCAGTCATATACATCAGGCCTAAAACCAGGAACTCAAGAATAAATTATACAACAAGTATTTTAAAGAATGAGTTTTTAATTCAAGACCAACAAATGAATAAGATGGCTGTTTATCCCCCCACAAAAACTCTGTGAAATATTTTCTCATCTGCCACTAAAGAAGGAGGGCAATCTTTCACCAACTGGACCCAATGCAGGGGCAGTAATGTATCCTGAAAGTATCCATGAAGTATTTGACTTTCCCATCAGGTGTTAACTTATTGATGTAGAATGTTCTTTGTGGAAGAGGAATCCCATTAAACTGCATGTGTCATGGAATCTCGGACGACACAGGGGATGCTGGGAGATGGAGTTTATTATTCCCATTAAACTGAAAGGCTTTCTTAGGactgtgttgtcctgtgttaAGCCACGCCCCGGTTCTATGATGCGTTGCTGACTATACCTATGGAAACATGCACCTCTTGCCCCTCCCCTCAAACCCCTCCCCTTCTTATATTGCCCTCCCATCAAACCCCTCCCCTTCGTATCTTGCCCCTCCCATAACCCCCCTTATTTCCTTGCCCCTCCCCTCAAACCCCTTGTTCTGTCTTGGTAATCATTGTATTACTCCAGAATAAGACCATGCAGAGTCAGAGTTGGATTCATTGTGTCTTTTACTATACTTGCTTGCATGCAACACAGTatacatacatttcccctgatgcGATGCGGTCTTTTGCTACGAGCGAGGAACATAATACCATGATACATAACAACTCCTCCCCCCTTAAATGAAAAGTACCACTTTGAAAtccaacaaataacaaaaccCACTTACAGACTAACTCTACCCATAACCACACCATCTTAATATCATTGAGACCATCACCATTTAATGCATCAACATTTCACaataccatgtgtgtgttttttttatctaggcTATGCTACGGAAATGAGGGTAGACTGCCTCAAATCCAGACATTACCCTGGGGTTTATTCTGTCCCACAGCACTGGGTATGTCCTATATCTAATACTTCAAACGGTTTGGTGGTCGGTGTTCCCTGACTGGATACCGACGAACACTCAATTCTTTGGGTGAGGATACACCGGGGTTGCCAGGCAGTGGCACCGGTGTAGATGGGGATGACATAGACTCAGCCATTGGAGAAACTGGGTCTAGAGCGATAGAAGCAGACTTTGGAATTTGTGCTGGCACACTGATGGTAGTAGGTACCTCAGTGGGAAGTTGTGGCACTGGTTGTGGACACCCCTCTGGTGAAGACAAAACTGGAGTTGCTGTTCACTGTAGCAGTTgatctgtgtgtctcctccagACCCTGTCCTCAGCTGTTTGGACTGTGTAAGACACAGGACCTGTCTGTGCAATTATTGTGCCTGGAACCCATTTCGCACCACTTGTATAATTACGTGCCATCACCGGGTCTCCAGGACAGAAGACTTCGTCTCTTGCCGTCTTCTGCCGCCTTTGTATCTGCGCCTGTTGTTCACGCCACACCACCGACTTAGTCTTGGGAGGTTTCAGAAGATCGAAGCTGGTAGGCAAACGTCTTTCCATCAGAAGTGTTGATGGAGACTCTTTTGTCATTCCATGTGGCACATTCCTGTATGTCCTCTCTATTTGGGCGTAGTTGCTTTCGGCCTTGTTGAGTGAGCGTGACGCAAACGCTATTGGTCTTTCCTCACCATTTGCCAGTATATGTGACACTACGGCACCTATGCCATAAGGCGATGCATCACAGGCTAATTGTAGCGGAAGTGAGGGGTCAAAGTGTATCAATGCCTCTGATTGCACTAAAGCTTCTTTGGTTTGTGCAAACACCTGATCACATTGAGCTGTCCATTTCCACACCTTGTCTTGGCACAAAAGCTGATGGAGTGGCTTCAACATGGATGCCAGATTAGGAATAAACTTTCCATAATAATTAAGCAGACCAAGATAGGAACGTAGTTGACTTACATTTTGTGGCGCTGGGGCCCCAGTGATGACTCGGACCTTTGATTGAGCCTTGTGTAAGCCTTGGGCATCAATCACATGCCCCAAGTACTCCACAGAAGACTTAAAGAATTCACACTTAGCCTTGCGGACTCTGAGTCCATATTCTTTCAGTCTTTGCAGGGTGGCCTCGAGATTCCTAAAGTGCTCTTCCTCAGTCTTCCCTGTGACTAAGATATCGTCCAGGTAGCACTGTACTCCAGACAGACCACTTAAGACTTGATCCATCGCTCGCTGAAACAAAGATGGGGCAGATGTGATCCCAAAAGGCAGACGGAAGTATCTGTATAGCCCCTTATGAGTGTTGATGGTCAGCTGCTTTCGTGACTGTTCAGTGACATGCATTTGCAGGTATGCTTGGCTTAGGTCaattttgctgttttttttcactcctGCTAGGCCAGCAAACAGATCCTCGATGAGAGGGAGTGGATATTGTTCCACTTCCAACACAGGGTTAACTGTCACCTTGAAATCCCCACAAATCCCTGATAgatccgttttttttttattacaggaACTATGGGCGTTGCccattcactcacactgacaggctCAAGCACGCCACTCTCTACTAACGATTGTAACTCTGCTTCCACTTTTGGTCTAAGAGCATAAGGCACTGCTCTGGCTTTCATGAACCTTGGTTTGCTACCAGACTTCAGATCTAGTTTAGTCATGATGTTCTTCATGCTTCCCAGTTCCTCTTTAAACACATCTGCGTACTTCTCTAGGACAGTGGTTAGACCTGGTTCCGCTTTGGAGATCATGAAGATGGTTGACCAGTCAAAACCGAGTACCCCTGTGACCCTCCCTTAATGGTCAGTATGTGAACTCTCCGATCATCTGAGCTGCTACTATCTCCAGATGAGTCATTCTGGTATTCCACATTATACACCCCTTTCTTTTTCCAAGCACGTTTTGGTGGCTGAGGCtctcttttgttgtttgttatcCTTTTACTCTTGCAAGCGCGTTCGATGTGACCCTTTTTCCCGCATTTCCTACAATCTAGGTCTTTGCTCCAGCATTCAGATGCTACATGTCCCATCTTATCACATCTGTAGCATTTGATTTGCTTTTCATAAGTTTCATTTGAAATCTTATGCAGTGTGGTACATGAACTTAGCTGATGTGCCTCTTTAGCTGCCATCTCCATGGACACGCTTATTTccactgccctgtccagtgTCAATGCCTTTTCCGTAAGCaatcttttctgtatggcttcACTCCTGAGACCACACACCAGTCTGTTTTTATTACTTCGCTTAGTGACTCTTTAAATTCACTATGCTCTGCTAGCCTTTTCATGGTAGCAACAAACATATTCACGGACTCCCCTTCCTCTTGATTTCTCTTATGGAAAAGGAAACGTTCCGCTATGATCAACGGTTGTGGAGAGAAGTGCCTTGCTAATGTTTGCACAATCACATCATTCGTTTTGTCACCGGGCTTATCCGGCTGTATCAAAGAGCGCAACAGATTAAACGTTTTAGCTCCCATCACGCTAAGAAACGTGGGTACTGTCTTCTCCTCGTCAATGCTATTTGCAGCTACAAAGTATCCAAAACGTTCAGTGTATGCAGTCCATGGTTCAATCAGTTCATCAAAAGCACCAATGCTCCCGATTATCCCCGCCATTTCTTCAAACTTTTTCTTACTTTTTCCAATACAGGTTTAAGCAGAATGCACTCGTTTCTTTTACAGTCACGTATCTTCGAatttgctgtactcacaattctTTTCTTTACCgctcctctttcatctctcctctcctcttgtagACTCGGTTTGGTAGCTTGCTAGCATACCAGATTTAACGGTATCCACGAAAAGTTTGTATCCCGGTCGTTTCCTGTATTCCAAGCACTAAACACGTCTTCGTCGTACAACAAACACGCATGTATTCGTCGTCCTCGTCGCCAGTTGTTCTGTCTTAGTAATCATTGTATTACTTCAGAATAAGACCAGGTAGAGTCAGAGTTGGATTCATTGTGTCTTTACTTCACTCGCTTGCATACAACACAGTatacatacatttcccctgatgcAATGCAGGGTTTTACTACGGGTGTCAGCGAGGAACATAATACCATGATACATAACACAATGCATCGCAcatatcgaccagtcagtggcctacttggaaaaatacccttacacttaacattattttggatgattacaaagaaattacatcatatatgtttttttttttaataacatttggatccaccaatttgcctggatggacacatggaataaaatgatactggctattgtaacactccaaggtaggtatagttttctagatgaatatgcttaactctgggctagtatcagatggttatacgtataactacagaaccttaaggaatgtgttagtgttgtgtgtaacacggtgattttagcataacaagctagctgattaacttattttacataaattattagaaattataagattgccctctttacaactaccaccatgcatagcttgctcatcgattgtaaacaactgactacggctaacatgttaaaatagataatctcgatgatgacaacagcgccagcttgatCATTTTACCAGATCaaaacggtctcaattttggacatttatctacctaacgttagctaggctagttggtagggAATGGTTATGGAAGcaggccggtattttggaccatcccaacctcatCGTTCCGTATGAAATGAAGTCTCAGTTATCTGTGTCTAaatcctgtcttctctctccatgACAGTCATGTCACGCCCTGCTGTTCATAAGGACTGAATGAGGAACAGTCATGTCACGCCCTGCTGTTCATACAGGACTGAATGAGGAACAGTCATGTCACGCCCTGCTGTTCATACAGGACTGAATGAGGAACAGTCATGTCACGCCCTGCTGTTCATAAGGACTGAATGAGG
The sequence above is drawn from the Clupea harengus unplaced genomic scaffold, Ch_v2.0.2, whole genome shotgun sequence genome and encodes:
- the LOC122129304 gene encoding E3 ubiquitin/ISG15 ligase TRIM25-like produces the protein MAESSTQRQEPFTCSVCLDLMKDPVTVPCGHTYCLGCIKGCWDQEDGKGIYSCPQCRQTFRPRPVLSKNILIAEMVEEFRKTRIQTDVPAHCYAGPGDVECDVCTGRKLKAVKSCLDCLLSYCETHFKAHNDVNPGRKHPVIDAMGQLQDRICSHHKKVFEIFCQTDQSCICYLCTMDEHKGHDTVSAAAERTHKQRQLGQTQRRFQQRIHEREKELQELRKAVETLKQWRTVTGSSLS